Proteins encoded by one window of Chryseobacterium sp. POL2:
- a CDS encoding class I SAM-dependent RNA methyltransferase — translation MNIDNLQIQIKTFFGLEPILAEELKKLGGRNVEIKNRAVNCEGDLGFLYKINYSCRTALKILVPIKSFKAFNEDRFYDRLFDVQWDEYMSIDQSFAIDATVNSERFSHSQFMTLKMKDAIVDFFKMKYKERPNVDSKNPDIKFHLHIDRELVVISLDSSGDPLFKRGYRQIQTEAPINEVLASGLLQIAGWDGKGNFLDPMCGSGTLLIEAAMIAMDLPAQIFRKKFAFQNWKNYDAELFKTIKEFRINRVKEFTGKIVGYDIDLKALNAAKTNIEFAEMEDVIEVRKQNFFDSKKDLFPLLMVFNPPYNERIAIDVEDFYKKIGDTFKQNYPNTLAWLITSDLEASKKIGLRPSRKVKLFNGKLETRFLQYEMYEGTKKAKFDNK, via the coding sequence ATGAATATAGATAATCTGCAAATACAAATAAAAACTTTCTTTGGTCTGGAACCTATTTTGGCTGAGGAACTTAAAAAATTGGGAGGCCGCAATGTTGAGATAAAAAACAGAGCGGTGAACTGCGAAGGCGATCTTGGTTTTTTATACAAAATCAATTATTCTTGCCGAACGGCGCTTAAGATTTTGGTTCCTATAAAGAGTTTTAAAGCTTTTAATGAAGATCGTTTTTATGACAGATTGTTCGATGTTCAGTGGGACGAGTATATGTCGATCGATCAAAGTTTTGCCATAGATGCAACGGTTAATTCGGAGCGTTTTAGCCATTCCCAATTTATGACTTTGAAAATGAAAGACGCTATCGTGGATTTTTTTAAAATGAAATACAAAGAACGTCCCAATGTGGATAGCAAAAATCCAGATATCAAATTCCATTTGCATATCGACCGCGAATTGGTAGTCATCAGCCTTGACAGTTCTGGCGATCCACTTTTCAAAAGAGGCTATCGTCAAATCCAGACCGAAGCGCCGATTAATGAAGTTTTGGCGTCTGGACTTTTACAAATCGCAGGTTGGGATGGCAAAGGTAATTTCCTAGATCCTATGTGCGGAAGTGGCACACTTTTGATAGAAGCTGCCATGATTGCCATGGATCTTCCAGCGCAGATTTTTAGAAAGAAATTTGCGTTTCAAAATTGGAAAAACTACGACGCCGAATTGTTTAAAACGATAAAAGAATTCCGTATCAATCGCGTAAAAGAATTTACTGGAAAAATTGTCGGTTACGATATTGATCTTAAAGCTCTGAATGCTGCGAAAACTAATATTGAGTTTGCCGAAATGGAAGATGTGATTGAAGTTAGAAAGCAAAATTTCTTTGATTCTAAAAAAGATCTGTTCCCATTATTGATGGTTTTCAATCCACCATACAATGAGCGTATCGCGATAGATGTCGAAGATTTTTATAAAAAAATAGGAGATACTTTTAAACAAAATTATCCCAACACTTTGGCTTGGCTAATCACTTCAGACCTCGAAGCTTCTAAAAAAATTGGGCTAAGACCTTCCCGAAAAGTTAAGTTGTTTAATGGTAAATTAGAAACAAGATTCCTGCAATACGAAATGTATGAAGGCACCAAAAAAGCTAAATTTGACAATAAATAA
- a CDS encoding glycosyltransferase: MNSISIIIAIYNRRDELFELLNSLSRQSDKDFEIIVVDDGSKIDLSHIIQLFENQLNISFYQKSNSGPGLTRNYGAKRAKNDWLVFVDSDVIVENDYIESIKKDLETTSCDAFGGADKAHKGFNIMQKAISYSMTSVFTTGGIRGSKKAVSKFQPRSFNMGVNKEVFLEVGGFSEMRIGEDPDLSMTLWENGYTTAFFDNIGVYHKRRTDLGKFSKQVYQFGCARPILNQRHPKYVKPTFWFPTLFLLGYVMGLFHYFVWGYGLLLALYGIYTFVVFFHALFVTKNVNITAMAIIATYVQMFSYGYGFLKSWFKLNILRQSPKQAFPSHFH, from the coding sequence TTGAACTCTATTTCCATCATCATAGCCATTTATAATCGTAGAGATGAACTCTTCGAATTATTAAATTCTTTAAGCCGACAATCCGATAAAGATTTCGAAATAATAGTTGTTGATGATGGTTCAAAAATAGATTTAAGTCATATAATTCAATTGTTTGAAAATCAATTAAATATATCGTTTTACCAAAAAAGCAATTCAGGTCCAGGATTAACTCGGAATTACGGTGCCAAACGTGCTAAAAATGATTGGTTGGTTTTTGTAGATTCAGACGTTATTGTTGAAAACGATTATATTGAAAGCATCAAAAAAGATTTAGAAACGACGTCTTGCGATGCTTTTGGTGGAGCTGATAAAGCGCACAAAGGATTCAATATTATGCAAAAAGCAATATCGTATTCTATGACTTCTGTTTTCACAACGGGTGGTATTCGCGGGAGTAAAAAAGCCGTTTCAAAATTCCAACCTCGCAGTTTTAATATGGGTGTTAACAAAGAAGTTTTTTTAGAAGTTGGTGGCTTTTCCGAAATGCGAATTGGTGAAGATCCAGATCTTTCGATGACACTTTGGGAAAACGGATACACCACGGCTTTTTTCGATAATATTGGTGTGTATCACAAAAGAAGGACTGATCTTGGTAAGTTTTCAAAACAAGTGTATCAATTCGGTTGTGCGCGTCCAATTCTTAACCAAAGACATCCAAAATATGTGAAGCCGACATTTTGGTTTCCGACATTATTTTTGCTCGGCTATGTTATGGGACTTTTCCACTATTTTGTTTGGGGTTATGGACTGTTGTTAGCGCTTTATGGCATCTACACCTTCGTTGTGTTTTTTCATGCTCTATTTGTGACGAAAAACGTTAATATCACCGCAATGGCAATTATTGCAACCTATGTCCAAATGTTTTCTTATGGTTATGGTTTTTTGAAATCTTGGTTTAAACTGAACATCCTTAGACAAAGTCCAAAACAAGCATTTCCTTCCCATTTTCATTAG